A single genomic interval of Hyphomicrobium methylovorum harbors:
- the fdhF gene encoding formate dehydrogenase subunit alpha: protein MTLIKETDFGTPNPELHETTKQVTLEIDGMEITVPEGTSIMSAAMQLGIQIPKLCATDSLEPFGSCRLCLCEIEGRRGTPASCTTPVAPGIKVTTQNQRLAKLRRGVMELYISDHPLDCLTCGANGDCELQDMAGAVGLREVRYGYDGENHVFAARADGKVNDLYQPKDLSNPYFQFEPSKCIVCSRCVRACEEVQGTFALTIDGRGFASHVAAGMDEEFLASECVSCGACVQACPTATLIEKSVIEIGQPEHSVVTTCAYCGVGCSFKAEMRGEDVTRMVPYKDGGANEGHSCVKGRFAFGYATHKDRVLTPMIREKITDPWQVVSWDEAINYAAKRLKETQEKYGKDSIGGITSSRTTNEEVYVVQRMVRAAFKTNNIDTCARVCHSPTGYGLKQTFGESAGTQDFKSVDKSDVILLVGANPTDAHPVFGSRMKKRIREGAKLIVVDPRRIELVRSPHVEAVYHLPLKPSTNVAVMNAIGHVIATENLIDRNFVKRRCEAADFERWEEFIKQPEHSPEVVESITGVPAEDVRKAARLFATGGNGAIYYGLGVTEHSQGSTMVMSMANIAMATGNIGREGVGVNPLRGQNNVQGSCDMGSFPHEFPGYRHVANAEVRDVFEKEWKTNLDPEPGLRLPNMFDAAGDGSFRGMFIQGEDIAQSDPNTHHVEHALKALDILVVQDLFLNETAAFAHVFLPGTSFLEKDGTFTNAERRINRVRKVMQEKQGMPEWEVISRIATAMGYPMQYSSASEIMDEIARVTPTFEGVSFERLDELGSIQWPCDTLHPTGTPIMHMDEFTRGKGRFMLTAFVPTDERTNSNFPLILTTGRILSQYNVGAQTRRTENSAWHPEDVLEIHPHDAEVRGIRTNDIVSLQSRVGATTLKAKISDRMPQGVVYTTFHHPMTGANVITTDNSDWATNCPEYKVTAVQVLVSNHQSDWQAEWEERELENKRIAKEKKLEPAE from the coding sequence ATGACTCTCATCAAAGAGACCGATTTCGGTACGCCGAATCCGGAACTCCACGAAACGACCAAGCAAGTCACGCTTGAGATCGACGGCATGGAAATCACCGTGCCGGAAGGCACATCGATCATGAGCGCAGCAATGCAGCTCGGAATTCAAATTCCGAAGCTCTGCGCAACGGATAGCCTTGAGCCGTTCGGCTCGTGCCGTCTTTGCCTTTGCGAGATCGAAGGCCGCCGCGGCACGCCGGCGTCATGCACGACACCGGTCGCGCCTGGCATCAAGGTCACGACCCAGAACCAGCGCCTCGCCAAGCTTCGTCGCGGCGTGATGGAGCTCTACATCTCCGACCATCCGCTGGACTGCCTGACCTGCGGCGCCAACGGCGACTGCGAACTTCAGGACATGGCGGGCGCAGTTGGCCTGCGCGAAGTCCGCTACGGCTATGATGGCGAGAACCACGTCTTCGCCGCTCGCGCCGATGGCAAGGTCAATGACCTCTATCAGCCGAAGGATCTTTCGAACCCCTACTTCCAGTTCGAACCATCGAAGTGCATCGTTTGCTCGCGTTGCGTCCGCGCTTGCGAAGAAGTGCAAGGCACGTTCGCATTGACGATCGACGGCCGCGGCTTTGCTTCTCACGTTGCAGCTGGAATGGATGAAGAGTTCCTCGCATCCGAGTGCGTGTCTTGCGGCGCCTGCGTGCAGGCATGCCCGACCGCGACTCTGATCGAGAAATCGGTCATCGAAATCGGCCAGCCCGAGCATTCCGTCGTGACCACCTGCGCCTACTGCGGCGTAGGCTGCTCGTTCAAAGCCGAGATGCGCGGCGAAGACGTCACGCGCATGGTGCCCTACAAAGATGGCGGCGCCAACGAAGGCCATTCATGCGTGAAGGGCCGCTTCGCATTCGGATACGCAACGCACAAGGATCGCGTTCTTACACCGATGATCCGCGAAAAGATCACGGATCCGTGGCAGGTCGTCTCTTGGGACGAAGCCATCAACTATGCCGCGAAGCGCCTGAAAGAGACGCAAGAGAAATACGGCAAGGACTCCATCGGCGGCATCACCTCCTCGCGCACCACGAACGAGGAAGTCTATGTCGTACAGCGCATGGTCCGCGCGGCCTTCAAAACGAACAACATCGACACCTGCGCCCGCGTCTGCCATTCGCCGACCGGCTACGGTCTGAAGCAGACGTTCGGTGAATCGGCCGGCACTCAGGACTTCAAGAGCGTCGACAAGTCCGATGTCATCCTGCTCGTCGGTGCCAACCCGACTGACGCGCATCCCGTCTTCGGTTCGCGGATGAAGAAGCGCATTCGTGAGGGCGCGAAGCTGATCGTCGTCGATCCGCGCCGCATCGAACTCGTGCGCTCGCCACACGTTGAAGCGGTCTACCATCTGCCGCTGAAGCCATCGACGAACGTCGCGGTGATGAACGCCATCGGCCATGTCATCGCTACCGAAAACTTGATCGATCGTAATTTCGTCAAGCGTCGTTGCGAGGCCGCTGATTTCGAACGCTGGGAAGAATTCATCAAGCAGCCGGAGCATTCGCCCGAAGTTGTTGAATCCATCACCGGTGTTCCGGCTGAAGACGTGCGGAAAGCTGCTCGCCTGTTCGCAACCGGCGGCAACGGCGCGATTTACTACGGCCTCGGCGTGACCGAGCATAGCCAAGGTTCCACGATGGTCATGTCCATGGCCAACATCGCGATGGCCACCGGCAACATCGGCCGTGAAGGCGTCGGCGTGAACCCGCTGCGCGGTCAGAACAACGTGCAGGGCTCGTGCGATATGGGCTCGTTCCCGCACGAGTTCCCCGGTTATCGCCACGTTGCGAACGCCGAAGTGCGCGACGTGTTCGAGAAGGAATGGAAAACCAACCTCGATCCGGAGCCGGGCCTTCGTCTGCCGAACATGTTCGACGCTGCGGGTGACGGCTCCTTCCGGGGCATGTTCATCCAGGGCGAAGACATCGCTCAGTCCGACCCGAACACGCATCACGTCGAGCATGCACTCAAGGCGCTTGATATTCTCGTCGTCCAGGATCTCTTCCTGAACGAGACAGCCGCCTTCGCACACGTCTTCCTGCCAGGCACGTCGTTCCTCGAAAAGGACGGCACCTTCACCAACGCCGAGCGCCGCATCAACCGCGTCCGCAAGGTGATGCAGGAAAAGCAGGGCATGCCCGAATGGGAAGTCATCAGCCGCATCGCAACCGCGATGGGCTACCCGATGCAATACTCGTCGGCTTCCGAGATCATGGACGAGATCGCACGCGTTACGCCGACGTTTGAAGGTGTCTCCTTCGAACGCCTCGACGAACTCGGTTCGATCCAGTGGCCGTGCGATACCCTGCATCCGACAGGCACGCCGATCATGCACATGGACGAGTTCACGCGTGGCAAGGGCCGCTTCATGTTGACGGCATTCGTGCCGACGGATGAACGCACCAACAGCAACTTCCCGCTGATCCTGACGACCGGACGCATCCTCTCGCAGTACAACGTCGGCGCTCAGACCCGCCGCACGGAAAACAGCGCGTGGCATCCGGAAGACGTTCTCGAGATCCATCCTCATGACGCGGAAGTCCGCGGCATCCGGACGAACGATATCGTCTCGCTGCAAAGTCGCGTTGGCGCAACGACCTTGAAGGCAAAGATCTCCGATCGCATGCCCCAGGGCGTCGTCTACACGACGTTCCACCATCCGATGACTGGCGCAAACGTCATCACCACCGACAATTCCGACTGGGCAACAAACTGCCCGGAATACAAGGTGACGGCGGTGCAGGTGTTGGTCTCGAACCACCAGTCGGATTGGCAGGCGGAATGGGAAGAGCGCGAGCTCGAGAACAAGCGTATTGCCAAGGAAAAGAAGTTGGAGCCGGCGGAGTAA
- a CDS encoding formate dehydrogenase beta subunit, with amino-acid sequence MITVFVPRDAAALSVGADEVAAAIEREAKNRNEDVRIVRNGSRGMLYLEPLVEVETEAGRVAYGPVSTRDVAGLFDGGFLKGKSHALGHGLTEEIPYFKNQERLTFARCGITDPLSIEDYRKHGGFDGLVKALEMKPIDIVTEVTTSGLRGRGGAGFPTGIKWKTVHDLKGDEKYVACNADEGDSGTFADRMLMEGDPYCLIEGMTIAAIAGGATKGYIYVRSEYPHSVHVLREAIDIARKANWLGDNIQGSQYSFDLFVRMGAGAYICGEETSMLESIEGKRGIVRFKPPIPAIEGLFGKPTIINNVMSFAAVPIILAKGGEFYRDYGVGRSRGTLAFQIAGNIKQGGLVEKAFGITTRQLVEDYGGGTATGRPVRAVQVGGPLGAYIPESKFDVPMDYEEFAKVDAMVGHGGLVVFDDTVDMAKQARFAMEFCTIESCGKCTPCRIGSTRGVEVIDRIIADVDREKNMVLLEDLCVTMADGSLCAMGGLTPFPVMSAVRGFPEDFRKPAPNKFLADAAE; translated from the coding sequence ATGATCACCGTATTTGTCCCACGCGATGCTGCTGCTCTTTCCGTTGGCGCCGATGAGGTTGCAGCAGCGATTGAGCGCGAAGCCAAGAACCGCAACGAAGACGTTCGCATCGTGCGCAACGGCTCGCGCGGCATGCTCTATCTCGAACCGCTCGTCGAAGTTGAAACGGAAGCCGGGCGCGTTGCCTACGGTCCGGTATCGACGCGCGACGTTGCAGGCCTGTTCGACGGCGGCTTCCTCAAAGGAAAATCGCACGCACTCGGTCACGGCCTGACCGAAGAGATCCCCTATTTCAAAAACCAGGAACGGTTGACGTTCGCACGCTGCGGCATCACCGATCCGCTGTCGATTGAAGATTACCGCAAACATGGCGGCTTCGACGGTCTCGTCAAAGCTCTTGAAATGAAGCCTATCGACATCGTGACCGAAGTTACGACGTCCGGATTGCGCGGCCGTGGCGGTGCGGGCTTCCCCACCGGCATCAAGTGGAAAACCGTCCACGATCTCAAGGGCGACGAGAAGTACGTCGCCTGCAACGCCGACGAAGGCGACAGCGGCACCTTTGCCGACCGCATGCTGATGGAAGGCGATCCATATTGCCTGATCGAAGGCATGACGATTGCGGCCATCGCTGGCGGCGCCACCAAGGGCTACATCTACGTCCGCTCTGAATACCCCCACTCCGTGCATGTGCTGCGCGAAGCGATCGACATCGCTCGCAAGGCGAACTGGCTCGGCGACAACATTCAGGGCTCGCAGTACTCGTTTGACCTCTTCGTTCGCATGGGCGCTGGCGCCTACATCTGCGGCGAAGAAACGTCGATGCTCGAAAGCATCGAGGGCAAGCGCGGCATCGTTCGCTTCAAGCCGCCGATCCCTGCGATCGAAGGACTGTTCGGCAAGCCGACGATCATCAACAACGTGATGAGCTTCGCCGCCGTACCGATCATTCTCGCGAAAGGTGGCGAGTTCTATCGCGACTACGGCGTCGGCCGATCGCGCGGTACGCTCGCATTCCAGATCGCGGGCAACATCAAACAAGGCGGCCTTGTCGAAAAGGCGTTCGGTATCACCACGCGCCAGCTCGTCGAAGATTACGGTGGTGGCACAGCGACTGGTCGGCCCGTTCGCGCGGTGCAGGTCGGCGGCCCGCTCGGAGCCTACATCCCGGAATCCAAATTCGACGTTCCGATGGACTACGAGGAATTCGCCAAGGTCGACGCGATGGTCGGACACGGCGGCCTCGTCGTGTTTGACGACACCGTCGACATGGCAAAGCAAGCGCGCTTCGCGATGGAATTCTGCACGATCGAAAGTTGCGGCAAGTGCACGCCGTGCCGCATCGGCTCGACGCGCGGTGTGGAGGTGATCGACCGGATCATCGCCGACGTCGATCGCGAGAAGAACATGGTGCTCTTGGAAGATCTCTGCGTGACGATGGCCGATGGGTCGTTGTGCGCGATGGGAGGGTTGACACCATTCCCTGTGATGAGCGCGGTTCGCGGCTTCCCTGAAGATTTCCGCAAACCGGCGCCAAACAAGTTTCTTGCAGACGCAGCTGAATAA
- a CDS encoding NAD(P)H-dependent oxidoreductase subunit E — protein sequence MAKVGKKQKGPRREEPAALTPVEIAAVAVCARHGNKPDELLEIFHELQHELGYVPDAALPPIAQALNRSRAEIYGVLTFYHEFHRHPVGRNVVKICRAEACQAMGTDELCRHAEHSLNVPLGGTTADGSVTIEQVFCLGNCALSPAVMVGEKLYGKVDSQRFDEIIAGLEKEAAE from the coding sequence ATGGCAAAGGTCGGGAAGAAACAAAAAGGACCGCGCCGGGAAGAACCCGCAGCGCTGACCCCCGTCGAAATCGCAGCGGTCGCCGTGTGCGCCCGCCACGGCAACAAACCGGATGAGTTGCTGGAGATTTTTCACGAACTCCAACATGAGCTGGGCTACGTGCCGGATGCGGCACTACCGCCTATTGCGCAGGCCCTGAACAGGTCTCGCGCTGAGATCTACGGCGTGTTGACGTTCTATCATGAATTCCACCGCCATCCGGTTGGCCGGAACGTCGTCAAGATCTGCCGCGCCGAAGCCTGTCAGGCCATGGGCACTGATGAGCTTTGTCGGCACGCGGAACACTCGTTGAATGTCCCCCTCGGCGGCACGACCGCTGACGGCTCGGTAACGATCGAGCAGGTATTCTGCCTCGGCAACTGTGCACTCTCTCCGGCAGTGATGGTTGGTGAGAAATTGTATGGTAAAGTCGACTCCCAGCGCTTCGACGAGATCATCGCCGGACTCGAGAAGGAAGCAGCAGAATGA